The DNA sequence AGAGGCACCGGCGGCGCGTCGGAACCTGTAAGCGCCATGGCGTCTTCAAGCGTACGGGCTTCAGTCGGCGTCACGTGTTCGCCGGTCAAAATTCCGTAGCGCGCACCATCTGTCGTCGCGAACCGAACCAGTCTCACTGCGTTACCCTCCTGTCACACTATTCCCTGAAACGCCTTACCAGCCGTTCATGTGCCGTTGTGGTGACACTTGGCAAGGGCTAGGCAGAAGGCTTGTATAGAGGAAGCCCCTATGGATCTCGGCGTACGTGCTCAGGAGAGTTCACTCAAGAGTGTTTTCGGTCCCAGCGAGCGGTTGTGCATGCCGCCTTACCAGAGAAGCTATTCCTGGGGCGAGCGCGAAGCAGGCGAGTTGCTGACAGACCTCCTCGACGCCGCCGAAACCGGCACGCCGCACTTCATTGGCGCGGTGGTGCTGAACAAGGGTAATGAGGAAGGCGTCCTCGAAATCGTGGACGGGCAGCAGCGCCTGACAACGCTCACCATCCTGCTGGCCGTGCTGCGGGACACCGAGACCGATCCGAAGCGCAGCGCCGACATTCACGCTCTGATTGCCAATGAAGCCCGTCCGATGCTGGGCGAGGCCGCCAGCTGGCGGCTGGAACTGAACCATATGGACGGTCCCTTCTTCCGGCACATGATCCAGACGCCCGGGGCCACGCTGCGCCTTGAAGGCGAGACCGGCGAGAGCGACAGCCAGCAACGCATGGTGCAGAATGCGCGCACCCTGCTGAAGCGCGTCCGGGCCCTGTCGGCCGAAGACCATCATGAATTGGCCGAGGTCGCCATGAACCGCTGTGCACTTGTACGCGTCGTCGTCAACGACAAGGACCAGGGCTTCAAGGTGTTCCGTGTACTCAACACCCGGGGCAAGGAACCGGGAGCGCACGACATCATCAAGACGGAACTGTTCCAGCGGTCGAAATTCACCGCCAAGGAAGCCGCCCATTATTCCGAGCGGTGGGCCGAACATGAAGCCGCATTGGGCGGCAGCGCCTTTGATGACCTGCTGCGTCAGATTCGCTCCATCTACGACAAATCCTCCAAGGGCGAACTGATCACCGGCTTCCTCAAGAATGTCATTCCCAAGATCACGGCGCGTGGTTTCCTGGACGAGATTCTCCCGCGCTATGTGGACGCCTACAAGCTGATCACGACAGCCAGTGTGGATGAGGGACGGCACGCCAAGCTGATCAGTGACAAGCTGAACCAGATGCGGGCACTGGACCAGACCAGCTGGCGCGCACCGGCCCTCAAATTTCTCGTTGAACAGGGCGTCGATCATGACACGGCTCCGGAATTCTTCACCAAGCTGGAGCGGCTGTCCTATATCGTCATGCTTGTGCTGACGGACCGCGACCAACGGTCAAAACGCTTCCACAAGATCAATGAGAATATCGGGAACGATCGGGGCCTGTATGGCCGGGGCAGCCCGTTCAACATCACCAAGGATGAGGGCCGCCGGGCCTTCGACCGGATGCTCGGCCGCTTCGCGACCTTCGGCCAGCGCCGTTCCATGGCATTGCGCCTGAACGCGGCGCTGGATGGCGGCTTCACCATTCCGCCGCAGTCCGATGCCACGGTGGAGCACGTCCTGCCGCGCAATATCAGCGATGACAGCCACTGGATGATCACCTGGCCTGACCCGGCAAAACGACGCGAACAATGCGACACACTCGGCAATTTCGTGCTGTTGACCAACAAGGTGAACCAGAAGGCGGACCGGCTCGACTACCGGGCCAAGAAAGAGGTCTATTTCAATGGCGGTGGCGGCATGGATTTCG is a window from the Hyphomonas sp. genome containing:
- a CDS encoding DUF262 domain-containing HNH endonuclease family protein codes for the protein MDLGVRAQESSLKSVFGPSERLCMPPYQRSYSWGEREAGELLTDLLDAAETGTPHFIGAVVLNKGNEEGVLEIVDGQQRLTTLTILLAVLRDTETDPKRSADIHALIANEARPMLGEAASWRLELNHMDGPFFRHMIQTPGATLRLEGETGESDSQQRMVQNARTLLKRVRALSAEDHHELAEVAMNRCALVRVVVNDKDQGFKVFRVLNTRGKEPGAHDIIKTELFQRSKFTAKEAAHYSERWAEHEAALGGSAFDDLLRQIRSIYDKSSKGELITGFLKNVIPKITARGFLDEILPRYVDAYKLITTASVDEGRHAKLISDKLNQMRALDQTSWRAPALKFLVEQGVDHDTAPEFFTKLERLSYIVMLVLTDRDQRSKRFHKINENIGNDRGLYGRGSPFNITKDEGRRAFDRMLGRFATFGQRRSMALRLNAALDGGFTIPPQSDATVEHVLPRNISDDSHWMITWPDPAKRREQCDTLGNFVLLTNKVNQKADRLDYRAKKEVYFNGGGGMDFALTRDLVDQEAWTSEVVRKRTERLAEILMMEWQLG